From a region of the Salvelinus fontinalis isolate EN_2023a chromosome 13, ASM2944872v1, whole genome shotgun sequence genome:
- the LOC129868229 gene encoding putative fibroblast growth factor 1, whose protein sequence is MDLVTLGGSWMIDGVQIQTESPRQPLHHKGQFSQETHFHRRPDTQTPRDSSNSHSGRSDRADMLVHLGHCNMALSQPQGHLAGTSRPEGLYRMSEGEITVLSMGPTTQQNYRPLIRLYCMNGGHHLQILPDGTVAGSRDENKDDILKVKAVSVGVVAIKGHETGRYLAMDKDGHLYGSKTLKDECYFLEKMEENHYNTYRSQKYQAKDWFLGLKRNGQPKAGQRTHIGQKAIYFLPRPVDNTTM, encoded by the exons ATGGATCTGGTGACGCTGGGTGGCTCCTGGATGATTGACGGAGTACAAATACAGACAGAGTCACCCAGGCAGCCACTGCACCACAAGGGCCAGTTTTCCCAGGAGACCCACTTCCACAGGAGGCCTGACACACAGACGCCGAGAGACTCATCCAATTCACACTCAGGAAGAAGCGACAGGGCGGACATGCTGGTTCATCTGGGGCATTGTAACATGGCGTTGTCACAG CCACAGGGGCATTTAGCAGGCACATCTCGTCCAGAGGGACTCTACAGAATGTCAGAGGGAGAAATTACTGTGCTTTCCATGGGGCCAACGACACAGCAAAACTACAGACCTCTCATACGGCTCTACTGTATGAACGGAGGACATCATCTGCAGATTCTACCGGATGGGACTGTCGCGGGCAGCAGAGATGAAAATAAAGATG ACATCCTGAAGGTAAAAGCAGTGAGTGTTGGTGTGGTGGCCATCAAGGGCCATGAGACGGGCCGTTACCTGGCCATGGACAAAGATGGTCATCTCTATGGATCG AAAACTCTGAAGGATGAGTGTTACTTCCTGGAGAAGATGGAAGAGAaccattacaacacatacaggtCTCAGAAGTACCAGGCCAAAGACTGGTTCCTGGGGCTCAAGAGGAACGGGCAGCCTAAAGCTGGCCAAAGGACAC